One genomic region from Argentina anserina chromosome 2, drPotAnse1.1, whole genome shotgun sequence encodes:
- the LOC126785128 gene encoding uncharacterized protein LOC126785128 isoform X3, whose translation MGRPNDSVEDITKQPTCSDVQSSLNQEILQLQKQLQDQLVARHALEKALSNQQPSYDATIDDSLPKPAKDLIKDITVLELEVVLLERYLLSLYRKAFDQCIPAELPMAERQNSSSVTHQGSSGEVSKQDVTSESTRTITYSDDLTLPRSSSGKPFNECLGIWEPEKVLDSSIHRCYSSLSQHSTCSPRTSPRTMSRTKAVDSYHSLPFTMLEKAQFATSKVNTEEHLGTYFSDHVPETANCLSEEMIKCISAIYCELADPSIINDGYSCSPIAFSAPLPGLSSQNGSEKWSSLRTKIPFFNSQFEKPIHFEGTEDLSGPYCRMLKVQWISGDPEKLRDVEHTLKKFSSLVYQLEGVDLRKMKHEEKLAFWINVHNALVMHTFLTYGIPKNYSKRVSLPLKSAYNVGGRTISVDMIQRAILGCRLPRPGQWLRLLFNMQTKFKHGDVRKSYAIENLEPLLHFALCSGSYSDPAVRIYTPKRVFEELETAKEEYIQSTFLLHKEQKILLPKIMESFAKDSGLCSAGLIEMIEHLLPNSERKSNHQCQQRRMWKTIDWIPHNFTFRYLIPKEVAW comes from the exons ATGGGAAGACCAAACGACTCTGTTGAAGATATCACCAAGCAGCCCACTTGTTCTGATGTTCAAAGTTCATTAAATCAGGAG ATTTTACAGCTTCAGAAACAATTGCAGGACCAGCTTGTGGCACGTCACGCTTTGGAGAAGGCTTTAAGTAATCAGCAACCATCATACGATGCTACGATTGATGACTCACTCCCAAAG CCTGCCAAGGACCTAATAAAGGACATTACAGTTTTGGAACTGGAAGTAGTCCTTTTGGAGCGCTATCTACTGTCCTTATACCGgaaagcatttgatcaatgcaTACCAGCTGAATTGCCGATGGCCGAAAGACAGAATTCGTCTTCAGTCACACATCAAGGTAGTTCCGGAGAAGTTTCTAAACAAGATGTTACATCAGAAAGTACCAGAACAATCACCTACTCGGATGATCTTACATTGCCTCGGAGTTCATCTGGCAAACCATTCAATGAATGCCTTGGCATATGGGAACCCGAAAAAGTGTTAGATTCAAGCATTCATCGTTGCTACTCCTCATTGTCTCAGCATTCAACTTGTTCACCGAGAACTTCTCCTAGAACAATGTCTCGAACCAAAGCTGTAGATTCATATCACTCCTTACCTTTCACGATGCTAGAG AAAGCACAATTTGCAACTTCAAAAGTAAATACAGAAGAACATCTTGGAACTTATTTCTCTGATCATGTTCCAGAGACAGCAAACTGCCTATCTGAAGAAATGATCAAGTGCATTTCAGCAATATATTGTGAACTTGCAGACCCGTCTATTATTAATGACGGTTACTCTTGCTCTCCAATCGCATTCTCAGCACCACTGCCTGGCTTATCTTCACAGAATGGAAGTGAAAAGTGGAGTTCCCTGCGTACGAAAATTCCTTTCTTCAATTCACAGTTTGAAAAGCCTATCCACTTTGAAGGAACAGAAGACTTGAGTGGACCTTACTGTAGAATGCTAAAGGTACAATGGATCAGTGGGGATCCAGAGAAGTTAAGAGATGTCGAACACACACTAAAGAAATTCAG CTCCCTTGTTTATCAGTTGGAAGGAGTTGATCTCAGAAAGATGAAACATGAAGAGAAATTGGCATTTTGGATCAATGTGCACAATGCACTCGTTATGCAT ACATTTTTAACATATGGGATTCCAAAGAATTATTCAAAAAGAGTGTCATTGCCACTCAAG TCTGCGTATAACGTGGGAGGTCGCACCATAAGTGTAGACATGATACAGAGAGCCATTTTGGGGTGTAGATTGCCTCGTCCTGGACAA TGGCTGCGGCTGTTATTTAACATGCAAACGAAGTTCAAGCATGGAGATGTACGCAAATCATATGCTATTGAGAATCTTGAACCTCTTTTGCATTTTGCCCTCTGCTCCGGGAGTTATTCCGATCCTGCG GTACGGATATACACACCAAAGAGAGTGTTCGAGGAGCTGGAAACTGCAAAAGAGGAGTACATCCAATCAACCTTTCTTCTCCACAAGGAACAGAAAATCCTTCTTCCAAAGATTATGGAGTCATTTGCAAAGGACTCAGGATTATGTTCTGCCGGTTTAATAGAGATGATTGAGCATTTACTGCCCAACTCAGAAAGAAAAAGCAATCACCAGTGCCAACAGAGAAGAATGTGGAAGACAATTGATTGGATTCCTCACAACTTTACTTTCCGTTATCTTATACCAAAAGAAGTAGCGTGGTGA
- the LOC126785128 gene encoding uncharacterized protein LOC126785128 isoform X2: protein MKLFKFMEGVSKHKRSNSDPIKRKFGKENLNSNPLAPYRLRNREMGRPNDSVEDITKQPTCSDVQSSLNQEDQLVARHALEKALSNQQPSYDATIDDSLPKPAKDLIKDITVLELEVVLLERYLLSLYRKAFDQCIPAELPMAERQNSSSVTHQGSSGEVSKQDVTSESTRTITYSDDLTLPRSSSGKPFNECLGIWEPEKVLDSSIHRCYSSLSQHSTCSPRTSPRTMSRTKAVDSYHSLPFTMLEKAQFATSKVNTEEHLGTYFSDHVPETANCLSEEMIKCISAIYCELADPSIINDGYSCSPIAFSAPLPGLSSQNGSEKWSSLRTKIPFFNSQFEKPIHFEGTEDLSGPYCRMLKVQWISGDPEKLRDVEHTLKKFSSLVYQLEGVDLRKMKHEEKLAFWINVHNALVMHTFLTYGIPKNYSKRVSLPLKSAYNVGGRTISVDMIQRAILGCRLPRPGQWLRLLFNMQTKFKHGDVRKSYAIENLEPLLHFALCSGSYSDPAVRIYTPKRVFEELETAKEEYIQSTFLLHKEQKILLPKIMESFAKDSGLCSAGLIEMIEHLLPNSERKSNHQCQQRRMWKTIDWIPHNFTFRYLIPKEVAW, encoded by the exons ATGAAGCTATTCAAGTTCATGGAGGGAGTTTCAAAACACAAACGCTCCAATAG TGACCCAATTAAAAGAAAGTTTGGGAAGGAAAATTTGAACAGCAATCCCTTGGCTCCTTACAGACTTAGAAAT AGAGAAATGGGAAGACCAAACGACTCTGTTGAAGATATCACCAAGCAGCCCACTTGTTCTGATGTTCAAAGTTCATTAAATCAGGAG GACCAGCTTGTGGCACGTCACGCTTTGGAGAAGGCTTTAAGTAATCAGCAACCATCATACGATGCTACGATTGATGACTCACTCCCAAAG CCTGCCAAGGACCTAATAAAGGACATTACAGTTTTGGAACTGGAAGTAGTCCTTTTGGAGCGCTATCTACTGTCCTTATACCGgaaagcatttgatcaatgcaTACCAGCTGAATTGCCGATGGCCGAAAGACAGAATTCGTCTTCAGTCACACATCAAGGTAGTTCCGGAGAAGTTTCTAAACAAGATGTTACATCAGAAAGTACCAGAACAATCACCTACTCGGATGATCTTACATTGCCTCGGAGTTCATCTGGCAAACCATTCAATGAATGCCTTGGCATATGGGAACCCGAAAAAGTGTTAGATTCAAGCATTCATCGTTGCTACTCCTCATTGTCTCAGCATTCAACTTGTTCACCGAGAACTTCTCCTAGAACAATGTCTCGAACCAAAGCTGTAGATTCATATCACTCCTTACCTTTCACGATGCTAGAG AAAGCACAATTTGCAACTTCAAAAGTAAATACAGAAGAACATCTTGGAACTTATTTCTCTGATCATGTTCCAGAGACAGCAAACTGCCTATCTGAAGAAATGATCAAGTGCATTTCAGCAATATATTGTGAACTTGCAGACCCGTCTATTATTAATGACGGTTACTCTTGCTCTCCAATCGCATTCTCAGCACCACTGCCTGGCTTATCTTCACAGAATGGAAGTGAAAAGTGGAGTTCCCTGCGTACGAAAATTCCTTTCTTCAATTCACAGTTTGAAAAGCCTATCCACTTTGAAGGAACAGAAGACTTGAGTGGACCTTACTGTAGAATGCTAAAGGTACAATGGATCAGTGGGGATCCAGAGAAGTTAAGAGATGTCGAACACACACTAAAGAAATTCAG CTCCCTTGTTTATCAGTTGGAAGGAGTTGATCTCAGAAAGATGAAACATGAAGAGAAATTGGCATTTTGGATCAATGTGCACAATGCACTCGTTATGCAT ACATTTTTAACATATGGGATTCCAAAGAATTATTCAAAAAGAGTGTCATTGCCACTCAAG TCTGCGTATAACGTGGGAGGTCGCACCATAAGTGTAGACATGATACAGAGAGCCATTTTGGGGTGTAGATTGCCTCGTCCTGGACAA TGGCTGCGGCTGTTATTTAACATGCAAACGAAGTTCAAGCATGGAGATGTACGCAAATCATATGCTATTGAGAATCTTGAACCTCTTTTGCATTTTGCCCTCTGCTCCGGGAGTTATTCCGATCCTGCG GTACGGATATACACACCAAAGAGAGTGTTCGAGGAGCTGGAAACTGCAAAAGAGGAGTACATCCAATCAACCTTTCTTCTCCACAAGGAACAGAAAATCCTTCTTCCAAAGATTATGGAGTCATTTGCAAAGGACTCAGGATTATGTTCTGCCGGTTTAATAGAGATGATTGAGCATTTACTGCCCAACTCAGAAAGAAAAAGCAATCACCAGTGCCAACAGAGAAGAATGTGGAAGACAATTGATTGGATTCCTCACAACTTTACTTTCCGTTATCTTATACCAAAAGAAGTAGCGTGGTGA
- the LOC126785148 gene encoding mediator of RNA polymerase II transcription subunit 10b-like, which produces MDASMNANVEITTPTGNGMIIPQNNDTAGTTGVDDPKLDLNQVINSIQKTLGLIHHLHLTVSSFIAGSHRPLQHLNALVSELDNMAKLSEKCNIPVPMEVFNSIDDGKNPDEFTRDVINSFIAKNQITKGKTDTFKSLHRNLLDELEQAFPDAVESYREICAASALETKRLAQAQYALPNGDVKVKPDF; this is translated from the coding sequence ATGGATGCATCGATGAATGCTAATGTTGAGATCACCACTCCCACAGGAAATGGGATGATAATTCCTCAAAACAATGATACTGCGGGAACAACTGGGGTGGATGATCCAAAGCTAGACTTGAACCAGGTCATTAACTCTATCCAGAAGACATTAGGGCTCATTCACCATCTCCACCTTACTGTCTCGTCATTTATTGCGGGTTCTCATCGCCCACTCCAGCACCTAAATGCTCTTGTTTCGGAGCTTGACAATATGGCTAAGTTGTCTGAGAAGTGCAATATCCCGGTCCCTATGGAGGTTTTTAATTCGATTGATGATGGAAAGAATCCTGATGAATTTACAAGGGATGTCATAAACAGCTTTATTGCCAAAAATCAGATCACTAAAGGCAAAACTGATACATTCAAGAGTTTGCACAGAAACCTCCTGGACGAACTTGAACAAGCATTTCCAGATGCAGTGGAATCATACAGAGAAATATGTGCTGCTTCAGCTCTTGAAACAAAACGGCTAGCACAAGCACAGTATGCATTACCAAATGGAGATGTGAAGGTCAAACCTGATTTTTAA
- the LOC126785152 gene encoding DNA-directed RNA polymerases II, IV and V subunit 11, whose translation MNAPDRYERFVVPEGTKKVSYERDTKIINAASFTIEREDHTIGNILRMQLHRDENVLFAGYKLPHPLQYKIIVRIHTTSQSSPMQAYNQAINDLDKELDHLKSNFEDEVARQAMQVDY comes from the exons ATGAATGCCCCAGACCGATATGAGCGATTTGTTGTTCCTGAAGGGACAAAAAA GGTGTCGTACGAAAGGGATACAAAGATCATAAATGCAGCATCATTTACGATTGAGAGAGAGGATCATACTATTGGCAACATCCTTCGCat GCAGCTGCACCGTGATGAGAATGTTTTATTTGCTGGCTACAAGCTTCCTCACCCACTTCAGTACAAGATCATTGTCAGG ATTCACACAACGAGCCAGTCATCACCAATGCAGGCGTATAACCAGGCTATTAATGATCTTGACAAGGAACTTGACCATTTGAAGAGTAATTTTGAG GATGAGGTAGCAAGGCAAGCAATGCAAGTGGATTACTAG
- the LOC126785128 gene encoding uncharacterized protein LOC126785128 isoform X1, with amino-acid sequence MKLFKFMEGVSKHKRSNSDPIKRKFGKENLNSNPLAPYRLRNREMGRPNDSVEDITKQPTCSDVQSSLNQEILQLQKQLQDQLVARHALEKALSNQQPSYDATIDDSLPKPAKDLIKDITVLELEVVLLERYLLSLYRKAFDQCIPAELPMAERQNSSSVTHQGSSGEVSKQDVTSESTRTITYSDDLTLPRSSSGKPFNECLGIWEPEKVLDSSIHRCYSSLSQHSTCSPRTSPRTMSRTKAVDSYHSLPFTMLEKAQFATSKVNTEEHLGTYFSDHVPETANCLSEEMIKCISAIYCELADPSIINDGYSCSPIAFSAPLPGLSSQNGSEKWSSLRTKIPFFNSQFEKPIHFEGTEDLSGPYCRMLKVQWISGDPEKLRDVEHTLKKFSSLVYQLEGVDLRKMKHEEKLAFWINVHNALVMHTFLTYGIPKNYSKRVSLPLKSAYNVGGRTISVDMIQRAILGCRLPRPGQWLRLLFNMQTKFKHGDVRKSYAIENLEPLLHFALCSGSYSDPAVRIYTPKRVFEELETAKEEYIQSTFLLHKEQKILLPKIMESFAKDSGLCSAGLIEMIEHLLPNSERKSNHQCQQRRMWKTIDWIPHNFTFRYLIPKEVAW; translated from the exons ATGAAGCTATTCAAGTTCATGGAGGGAGTTTCAAAACACAAACGCTCCAATAG TGACCCAATTAAAAGAAAGTTTGGGAAGGAAAATTTGAACAGCAATCCCTTGGCTCCTTACAGACTTAGAAAT AGAGAAATGGGAAGACCAAACGACTCTGTTGAAGATATCACCAAGCAGCCCACTTGTTCTGATGTTCAAAGTTCATTAAATCAGGAG ATTTTACAGCTTCAGAAACAATTGCAGGACCAGCTTGTGGCACGTCACGCTTTGGAGAAGGCTTTAAGTAATCAGCAACCATCATACGATGCTACGATTGATGACTCACTCCCAAAG CCTGCCAAGGACCTAATAAAGGACATTACAGTTTTGGAACTGGAAGTAGTCCTTTTGGAGCGCTATCTACTGTCCTTATACCGgaaagcatttgatcaatgcaTACCAGCTGAATTGCCGATGGCCGAAAGACAGAATTCGTCTTCAGTCACACATCAAGGTAGTTCCGGAGAAGTTTCTAAACAAGATGTTACATCAGAAAGTACCAGAACAATCACCTACTCGGATGATCTTACATTGCCTCGGAGTTCATCTGGCAAACCATTCAATGAATGCCTTGGCATATGGGAACCCGAAAAAGTGTTAGATTCAAGCATTCATCGTTGCTACTCCTCATTGTCTCAGCATTCAACTTGTTCACCGAGAACTTCTCCTAGAACAATGTCTCGAACCAAAGCTGTAGATTCATATCACTCCTTACCTTTCACGATGCTAGAG AAAGCACAATTTGCAACTTCAAAAGTAAATACAGAAGAACATCTTGGAACTTATTTCTCTGATCATGTTCCAGAGACAGCAAACTGCCTATCTGAAGAAATGATCAAGTGCATTTCAGCAATATATTGTGAACTTGCAGACCCGTCTATTATTAATGACGGTTACTCTTGCTCTCCAATCGCATTCTCAGCACCACTGCCTGGCTTATCTTCACAGAATGGAAGTGAAAAGTGGAGTTCCCTGCGTACGAAAATTCCTTTCTTCAATTCACAGTTTGAAAAGCCTATCCACTTTGAAGGAACAGAAGACTTGAGTGGACCTTACTGTAGAATGCTAAAGGTACAATGGATCAGTGGGGATCCAGAGAAGTTAAGAGATGTCGAACACACACTAAAGAAATTCAG CTCCCTTGTTTATCAGTTGGAAGGAGTTGATCTCAGAAAGATGAAACATGAAGAGAAATTGGCATTTTGGATCAATGTGCACAATGCACTCGTTATGCAT ACATTTTTAACATATGGGATTCCAAAGAATTATTCAAAAAGAGTGTCATTGCCACTCAAG TCTGCGTATAACGTGGGAGGTCGCACCATAAGTGTAGACATGATACAGAGAGCCATTTTGGGGTGTAGATTGCCTCGTCCTGGACAA TGGCTGCGGCTGTTATTTAACATGCAAACGAAGTTCAAGCATGGAGATGTACGCAAATCATATGCTATTGAGAATCTTGAACCTCTTTTGCATTTTGCCCTCTGCTCCGGGAGTTATTCCGATCCTGCG GTACGGATATACACACCAAAGAGAGTGTTCGAGGAGCTGGAAACTGCAAAAGAGGAGTACATCCAATCAACCTTTCTTCTCCACAAGGAACAGAAAATCCTTCTTCCAAAGATTATGGAGTCATTTGCAAAGGACTCAGGATTATGTTCTGCCGGTTTAATAGAGATGATTGAGCATTTACTGCCCAACTCAGAAAGAAAAAGCAATCACCAGTGCCAACAGAGAAGAATGTGGAAGACAATTGATTGGATTCCTCACAACTTTACTTTCCGTTATCTTATACCAAAAGAAGTAGCGTGGTGA